A genomic window from Photobacterium gaetbulicola Gung47 includes:
- a CDS encoding carboxypeptidase (COG0744), with amino-acid sequence MGMDINDEVTTKFEGQLWQLPSVVYARELSLQPGVLVRYEDLVNELEALKYRKVSKPTRPGEYSTGRLTVEMIRRPFEFRDGQQEARHVVVKFDYSKVKSITEAESNRELGYIRVEPKMLGMLEAQTEEQRIYRPMDEMPQDLIDALIATEDRDFYQHDGISPTAIARAFIANLKAGRTVQGGSTLTQQLAKNMFLTSERSLWRKAREAYMALIIDYRYSKDQILDAYLNQVYLAQSGRDAVHGFELGSRFYFGLPLSELRVDQQALLVGLVKGPSYYNPWRYPERAKNRRNLVLQLMFENGVLEQDDYLAAAEKPLDIQAKGTISNRQPAYFGQLQRELAAKVKNYEAGRGLRLFTTLDPRSQAMAEQSVRKVIPKLESKAGDQLETAVVIADRVSGEIRAMVGGSRPGYDGFNRAVDAKRQIGSVVKPAVYLAALEMPKRFSLATSLQDRPLTLKGQNGENWSPRNYDRQYRGEVPLYSALAKSYNIPTVNLGMAVGLDEVINTMEKLGIDKNEVPKLPSMLLGAFTLTPVEVTQMYQTIASGGHRTELSALGAVVDSEGNILYQSLPVSTQAVSLQAAWLTMYGLQRVVSEGTGRYLNSLLPSSRLAGKTGTSDRGRDSWYVGVDGREVVTIWMGRDDNKAVKLTGSSGPLRLYADYIQSRDPEPLVLQTPAQISDFDYYRDQHGVLSQSCVGQTHLPAWDPQGTLKQGCVRKVEYFFKRLFQFN; translated from the coding sequence ATGGGCATGGATATCAATGATGAAGTCACCACTAAGTTTGAGGGGCAACTGTGGCAGCTTCCTTCGGTTGTTTACGCGCGTGAACTGTCGCTACAACCGGGTGTGCTGGTTCGTTATGAAGACTTGGTCAATGAACTAGAAGCGCTGAAATACCGCAAGGTAAGCAAGCCGACCCGCCCGGGTGAATACTCGACAGGCCGCTTGACAGTTGAAATGATCCGCCGTCCTTTTGAGTTCCGTGATGGTCAGCAGGAAGCTCGGCATGTGGTGGTCAAATTTGACTACTCTAAAGTAAAGTCGATCACTGAGGCTGAGTCTAACCGAGAGCTGGGTTATATCCGAGTTGAGCCCAAGATGCTTGGCATGCTAGAAGCACAAACAGAAGAGCAGCGTATCTATCGGCCAATGGATGAAATGCCACAAGACTTGATTGATGCACTGATTGCAACAGAAGACAGGGACTTCTATCAGCATGACGGCATTTCGCCAACGGCCATTGCGAGGGCGTTTATCGCAAACCTCAAGGCTGGCCGCACCGTCCAGGGGGGGAGCACACTGACTCAGCAGTTGGCCAAGAATATGTTTTTGACCAGTGAGCGCAGTCTGTGGCGTAAAGCGCGTGAAGCCTATATGGCGCTGATTATCGACTACCGTTACAGCAAAGATCAGATCCTCGATGCGTATTTGAATCAGGTGTATTTGGCACAAAGTGGCCGAGATGCAGTACATGGTTTTGAATTAGGTTCGCGTTTCTATTTCGGTTTGCCGCTGTCTGAGTTGCGTGTTGATCAGCAAGCCCTCTTGGTTGGGCTCGTTAAGGGGCCATCTTATTACAACCCTTGGCGATACCCAGAGCGCGCCAAAAACCGCCGTAACTTGGTGTTGCAGTTAATGTTTGAAAATGGCGTGCTGGAACAGGACGATTATCTTGCAGCTGCGGAAAAGCCACTTGATATCCAAGCGAAAGGTACGATTTCAAATCGTCAGCCTGCATATTTCGGTCAGCTTCAGCGGGAACTGGCCGCGAAGGTGAAAAACTATGAAGCGGGGCGGGGGCTAAGGCTATTCACTACACTGGATCCTCGCTCACAAGCAATGGCTGAACAGTCGGTTCGTAAGGTTATTCCGAAGTTAGAATCAAAGGCGGGTGACCAGCTTGAGACTGCCGTTGTTATTGCTGACAGAGTCAGTGGCGAGATTCGTGCGATGGTGGGCGGCTCCCGCCCGGGATATGACGGTTTTAACCGTGCCGTTGATGCCAAGCGCCAAATTGGTTCAGTAGTAAAGCCTGCGGTTTATTTGGCCGCTCTTGAGATGCCGAAGCGTTTTTCTCTGGCAACCAGCCTTCAAGACAGGCCGCTGACCCTGAAGGGCCAGAACGGGGAGAATTGGTCGCCTCGAAACTATGACAGGCAGTACCGGGGCGAGGTACCGCTGTATAGCGCCTTAGCGAAGTCCTATAACATCCCGACGGTGAATCTGGGCATGGCTGTCGGCCTGGATGAAGTGATCAACACCATGGAAAAGCTCGGTATTGATAAAAATGAAGTGCCGAAGCTGCCGTCTATGCTGCTCGGGGCATTTACCCTGACCCCGGTAGAAGTGACCCAGATGTATCAGACCATTGCCAGTGGCGGCCATCGAACTGAACTTTCGGCATTGGGAGCGGTGGTTGATAGCGAAGGGAATATACTTTATCAATCCTTGCCTGTATCAACCCAGGCTGTCTCACTACAGGCTGCGTGGTTGACCATGTATGGCCTACAACGTGTTGTAAGCGAAGGTACCGGGCGTTATCTGAATTCTTTGCTGCCGTCTTCGCGTTTGGCCGGCAAAACCGGTACTTCCGACAGAGGACGAGATAGCTGGTATGTCGGTGTCGATGGCCGTGAAGTGGTAACCATATGGATGGGGCGCGATGATAACAAGGCCGTTAAGCTTACCGGCTCGTCAGGCCCGCTCCGTTTGTATGCAGACTATATCCAAAGCCGCGATCCGGAACCTCTGGTCTTACAGACCCCGGCTCAAATTAGTGACTTTGACTATTACCGTGATCAACACGGTGTTTTATCGCAAAGCTGTGTCGGGCAAACACACCTACCCGCCTGGGATCCTCAAGGGACATTGAAGCAGGGGTGTGTGCGTAAAGTAGAGTATTTCTTTAAGCGTTTATTCCAGTTCAATTAA
- a CDS encoding putative MutT/nudix family protein → MAWCLPQIALIWGLRGYRLECTACRSVRKRNMRLLKSTVHPDLNELDTSELHHNTFHRKAARGIILNGDNILMLYTERYHDYTLPGGGIDEGEDAIEGLIRELQEETGAQNIRDIREFGIYEEYRPWYKPEHDIMHMLSYCYVCSIDEQLGDTKLEDYEVKNGMKPVWINIYDAIAHNEHTIANSEKKGMSIERETFLLKAIVAELLGKGTAEDGETLFKAAS, encoded by the coding sequence GTGGCTTGGTGTCTGCCCCAAATCGCTTTGATTTGGGGATTGCGGGGTTATCGGCTAGAATGCACCGCTTGCAGAAGCGTTCGGAAAAGAAATATGCGACTACTAAAATCAACTGTGCACCCTGATTTAAACGAGCTTGATACCTCTGAGCTTCATCATAATACGTTTCATCGTAAGGCGGCACGGGGCATTATCCTCAATGGTGACAATATCCTAATGTTGTACACCGAGCGATACCACGACTATACCTTACCGGGGGGTGGCATTGATGAAGGGGAAGATGCCATTGAGGGGTTGATCCGCGAACTGCAGGAAGAAACTGGCGCACAAAACATCCGTGATATTCGTGAGTTTGGTATCTACGAAGAGTACCGCCCATGGTACAAGCCAGAACATGACATCATGCATATGCTTTCTTACTGTTACGTCTGTAGCATCGATGAGCAGCTGGGCGACACTAAGCTGGAAGATTATGAAGTGAAAAACGGTATGAAGCCGGTTTGGATCAATATCTATGATGCGATTGCCCACAATGAGCACACCATTGCCAACAGCGAGAAAAAAGGCATGTCGATCGAACGTGAAACCTTCTTGCTGAAAGCCATTGTTGCTGAATTGCTGGGCAAAGGAACGGCGGAAGATGGGGAAACCCTCTTTAAAGCCGCAAGCTGA
- a CDS encoding hypothetical protein (COG3681): protein MKKHLWNGFVETVKREVVPALGCTEPVSVALAAAVATRELNCAPTKIDAYVSPNLMKNGMGVGVPGTGMVGLPIAAAVGALAGDADAGLEVLRNITSQDVASAKAMLDTGVVSVGVADVSNILFAKVTVTGGDDSVTVIIADSHTRIVSIEKNGQPLFIADQADISQVTVRENIFEQATAQDIFEFALNAPLEDIDFISQAYALNDELSKEGLTGKYGLQIGATFQRNVDRGLLSGGLLTDILRRTSAASDARMDGAMKPAMSNSGSGNQGIAATMPVVVVAEHVKADHETTLRALMMSHLMAIYIKSYQNKLSALCGATTASMGAVAGMTWLLGGQFRHISNAICSMIGDITGIICDGAKTSCAMKVSSSASAAIKAALMALEGIRVTGNEGIVADDVDASIRNMSALANGAMTQTDVQILEIMVHK, encoded by the coding sequence ATGAAAAAGCATCTGTGGAATGGTTTTGTTGAGACAGTAAAACGTGAAGTTGTGCCTGCGTTGGGGTGTACCGAGCCTGTCTCTGTTGCGTTGGCTGCTGCCGTGGCAACGCGTGAGCTCAATTGTGCTCCAACCAAAATTGACGCCTATGTTTCACCGAACTTGATGAAAAATGGAATGGGGGTCGGTGTACCGGGAACCGGAATGGTGGGGTTGCCGATTGCCGCTGCAGTGGGTGCGCTGGCAGGTGATGCGGATGCGGGCCTAGAGGTACTGAGAAACATCACTTCGCAAGATGTTGCTAGCGCCAAAGCAATGCTAGACACTGGTGTGGTGTCGGTTGGTGTGGCGGATGTCAGCAATATCTTGTTTGCCAAAGTGACCGTAACCGGTGGTGATGATTCGGTGACCGTTATTATTGCCGATAGCCATACGCGTATTGTTTCGATTGAAAAAAATGGCCAGCCACTGTTTATTGCCGATCAGGCAGACATTAGCCAGGTGACGGTAAGAGAGAATATCTTCGAGCAGGCGACGGCCCAGGATATCTTTGAGTTCGCCTTGAACGCTCCTTTGGAAGACATTGATTTTATTTCCCAAGCCTATGCATTGAACGATGAGTTATCGAAAGAAGGGCTGACAGGAAAGTACGGTCTGCAAATTGGCGCGACGTTCCAACGCAATGTCGATCGCGGTCTGCTGTCGGGAGGGCTGCTGACAGATATTCTGCGTCGTACATCCGCGGCATCTGATGCCCGCATGGATGGTGCGATGAAACCGGCGATGAGCAACTCTGGCTCGGGTAACCAAGGTATTGCTGCGACAATGCCTGTGGTGGTGGTCGCCGAGCATGTTAAAGCCGATCACGAAACAACGTTGCGCGCCCTGATGATGTCGCATTTGATGGCTATCTATATCAAAAGCTATCAGAACAAGCTATCGGCCCTTTGCGGTGCCACTACCGCCTCGATGGGCGCAGTGGCTGGGATGACCTGGTTACTTGGGGGGCAGTTCCGCCATATCAGTAATGCTATCTGCAGCATGATTGGCGATATTACCGGGATTATTTGTGACGGCGCCAAAACCAGCTGCGCGATGAAAGTGTCATCGTCGGCGAGTGCAGCCATAAAAGCGGCATTGATGGCACTTGAAGGGATCCGGGTAACGGGGAATGAAGGGATCGTTGCCGATGATGTCGATGCCTCAATCAGAAACATGTCAGCTTTGGCGAATGGCGCAATGACACAAACTGATGTCCAGATCTTGGAGATCATGGTTCATAAGTGA